In Amycolatopsis jiangsuensis, the following proteins share a genomic window:
- a CDS encoding rhodanese-like domain-containing protein, with product MTAIDALLADARSTLDRASPARTAALQAEGALIVDIRPYANRLAEGEIPGAVVVERIHLEWRLAPDSEWRLPGVSKDTVAVVVCNEGYSSSLAAADLQRLGLPGATDLAGGFRAWAAAGLPVRPGGTPAVP from the coding sequence ATGACCGCGATCGACGCACTCCTCGCCGACGCCCGGTCCACGCTGGACCGGGCGTCCCCGGCGCGGACCGCCGCGCTGCAGGCCGAGGGGGCGCTGATCGTCGACATCCGCCCGTACGCGAACCGGCTGGCCGAGGGCGAGATCCCCGGCGCCGTCGTGGTCGAGCGGATCCACCTGGAATGGCGGCTCGCGCCGGACAGCGAATGGCGGCTGCCGGGAGTGAGCAAGGACACGGTGGCCGTCGTGGTGTGCAACGAGGGCTACTCGTCCAGCCTCGCGGCCGCCGATCTGCAGCGGCTCGGCCTGCCGGGAGCCACCGACCTGGCCGGCGGCTTCCGGGCCTGGGCGGCGGCGGGGCTGCCGGTGCGGCCGGGCGGGACTCCCGCCGTTCCATAG
- a CDS encoding cysteine dioxygenase, with translation MTTSITPTSVEIHPRVTDPLLSELVHPARLLWTPRELADLTRTVTTELTSGLRDILRFDEDRRWWARLALTDGVELWLLSWLPGQHTKPHDHGGAAGSFTVLQGELGEEYRYPGGPVRRRTHVAGQGIGFGAGRAHQVTGIGDQPAASVHAYSPPLVPTREYRTLADLPNEIPALPAIIH, from the coding sequence ATGACCACTTCGATCACGCCCACGTCCGTCGAAATCCACCCCCGGGTGACCGATCCGCTGCTGTCCGAGCTGGTGCATCCGGCACGGCTGCTGTGGACGCCGCGGGAGCTGGCCGACCTGACCCGCACCGTGACCACCGAACTGACCTCCGGCCTGCGCGACATCCTGCGCTTCGACGAGGACCGGCGCTGGTGGGCACGGCTGGCCCTGACCGACGGCGTCGAGCTCTGGCTGCTGTCCTGGCTGCCCGGCCAACACACCAAACCGCACGACCACGGCGGCGCGGCCGGCTCGTTCACCGTGCTGCAGGGCGAACTCGGCGAGGAGTACCGCTACCCGGGCGGTCCGGTGCGCCGCCGCACGCACGTGGCCGGGCAGGGCATCGGATTCGGCGCCGGACGGGCACACCAGGTCACCGGCATCGGCGACCAGCCTGCCGCCAGCGTGCACGCGTACTCGCCGCCGCTCGTGCCCACCCGCGAGTACCGGACGCTGGCCGACCTGCCGAACGAGATCCCGGCGCTGCCCGCGATAATCCACTGA